From Pedobacter indicus, a single genomic window includes:
- a CDS encoding adenylate kinase, with protein MLNLVLFGPPGAGKGTQSQKLIDKYNLVHLSTGDLLRNEITNGTALGLEAKKLMDDGKLVPDEVVIGMIHNKLKENPEAKGFIFDGFPRTVAQAEALDKLLTSVDSQISGMIALEVEEVELEKRLLLRGKDSGRPDDANPEVIRKRINEYKSKTAPVANYYNGQGKLTAINGIGSIEDIFQKISEQVDRLK; from the coding sequence ATGCTAAATTTAGTCTTATTTGGCCCTCCAGGTGCCGGCAAGGGTACCCAATCACAAAAACTGATCGACAAGTACAACTTAGTGCACTTATCAACAGGAGATTTGCTACGCAACGAGATTACCAACGGTACAGCATTGGGCCTGGAAGCGAAAAAATTAATGGACGATGGGAAGCTGGTACCTGATGAGGTGGTCATCGGAATGATCCATAATAAATTAAAAGAAAACCCAGAAGCGAAAGGTTTTATCTTTGATGGCTTTCCGAGAACGGTGGCTCAGGCAGAAGCATTGGACAAACTTTTAACATCTGTTGATTCTCAAATTTCCGGGATGATTGCCTTGGAAGTGGAAGAGGTGGAATTAGAGAAGCGACTATTGCTGAGAGGGAAAGATTCAGGACGCCCGGATGATGCTAATCCAGAAGTGATCCGCAAACGAATCAATGAATACAAGTCCAAAACTGCGCCAGTCGCCAACTATTATAATGGTCAAGGTAAATTGACCGCCATTAACGGTATCGGCTCGATCGAAGATATTTTTCAGAAAATTTCCGAGCAGGTTGATCGTTTAAAATAA
- a CDS encoding alpha/beta fold hydrolase: MSEIKRKKVRLRDISISYLLSDSDEAEATIIFIHGFPFNKNTWVPQLQDLPDQVRGIAYDVRGHGNSTTGHGYFNLDVFAKDLLAFIEWLDAGPVVVCGVSMGGYIALRAHEMDPEKFRGLILCDTHSFDDPNEGRIKRFATIESVLKNGKRTFAIGFAKNVLSEKTRTNKKEVVDLIKSSIRRNNERNICATLLALASRTDTTHTLSHIRVPVLLLRGEEDQIVSKEQMNKMEKMIPDVRYLEFPGCGHLPNLENDTRFNGEIRNFFISKIM; this comes from the coding sequence ATGAGCGAGATTAAGCGTAAAAAAGTGAGACTAAGGGATATTAGCATATCATATTTGCTGAGCGATTCTGACGAAGCGGAAGCTACCATCATATTTATCCATGGTTTTCCTTTCAATAAAAACACTTGGGTGCCCCAATTACAGGATCTGCCAGATCAGGTGCGAGGGATAGCTTATGATGTTAGGGGGCATGGAAACAGCACAACCGGCCACGGCTATTTTAATTTGGATGTATTTGCTAAAGACCTGCTGGCGTTTATCGAATGGCTAGATGCTGGCCCTGTTGTCGTTTGCGGCGTGTCGATGGGTGGTTATATCGCTTTGCGTGCTCATGAAATGGATCCGGAAAAGTTTAGGGGCCTCATCCTCTGTGACACCCATTCTTTTGATGATCCAAACGAGGGGAGGATCAAGCGTTTTGCGACGATCGAATCGGTTTTGAAAAATGGTAAAAGAACATTTGCAATTGGCTTCGCAAAAAATGTGTTGTCCGAGAAAACCCGGACAAATAAAAAAGAAGTTGTCGATTTGATAAAAAGCTCGATTCGACGAAACAATGAGCGCAACATCTGCGCAACGCTTTTGGCTCTTGCCTCTCGGACAGATACAACGCATACGCTAAGTCATATCCGTGTGCCGGTCTTGCTTTTGCGGGGTGAAGAGGATCAGATTGTTTCGAAAGAGCAGATGAATAAAATGGAAAAGATGATTCCTGATGTCCGATATCTGGAGTTTCCGGGTTGTGGCCACCTTCCCAATCTCGAGAATGACACCCGTTTCAACGGAGAAATCCGTAACTTTTTTATCAGTAAAATAATGTAA
- the gap gene encoding type I glyceraldehyde-3-phosphate dehydrogenase, whose translation MLRVAINGFGRIGRNTLRTLIYRNEDIQVVAINDLTDSATLAHLFKYDSVHGPFQGEVTSGNNKITINTKEILILNEREPSNLPWRDLDVDVVVESTGFFTKKKDAEKHLKAGANQVIVSAPSPSKEIPTLVLGVNDSTIDLSLPLLSNASCTTNNVAPMVKVLDENWGIIDGYITTVHSMTGDQNLHDAPHRDLRRARAASASIIPTTTGAAKAITNVFPHLDGKLGGAGIRVPVLNGSLTDFTCILEKQPTVEEINAVFREASESDLKGILKYTEDPIVSVDILNSPYSCIFDSLLTSVVGGLVKVVGWYDNEYGYSNRIVDLLSRINAI comes from the coding sequence ATGCTTCGAGTTGCCATCAATGGTTTTGGGCGCATTGGTAGAAATACCTTGCGAACGCTCATTTATCGAAATGAGGATATTCAGGTTGTAGCCATTAACGACTTAACCGACAGTGCTACCTTAGCACATCTATTTAAATATGACTCCGTTCATGGCCCTTTTCAGGGTGAAGTTACTAGTGGAAACAACAAAATTACGATCAACACAAAGGAAATCCTGATTTTAAATGAACGAGAGCCATCGAATTTGCCTTGGAGGGATCTGGATGTCGATGTAGTTGTCGAGTCGACAGGTTTTTTTACGAAAAAAAAAGACGCTGAAAAGCATTTGAAAGCCGGTGCCAACCAGGTTATTGTATCAGCACCTTCGCCTAGTAAGGAAATCCCCACCTTGGTTCTAGGGGTTAACGATTCAACAATTGATCTATCTTTGCCTCTTCTGTCCAACGCATCATGTACGACGAACAATGTTGCACCGATGGTTAAGGTTCTGGATGAGAATTGGGGAATTATAGATGGTTATATTACGACCGTTCACTCCATGACAGGAGACCAGAACCTTCACGATGCGCCGCATCGGGACTTGCGAAGAGCGCGTGCGGCGTCTGCTTCCATTATCCCAACCACGACCGGGGCTGCGAAAGCAATTACCAATGTTTTTCCTCATTTAGATGGAAAGCTCGGAGGCGCAGGGATACGTGTACCGGTTCTCAACGGATCATTGACTGATTTTACTTGTATTTTAGAAAAGCAACCCACCGTTGAAGAGATCAATGCGGTCTTTAGAGAGGCGTCTGAATCAGATTTGAAAGGGATTTTAAAGTATACCGAAGATCCCATTGTTTCAGTTGATATTCTCAATAGTCCTTATTCTTGTATTTTTGACTCGTTGCTTACTTCCGTCGTTGGCGGATTGGTAAAAGTGGTAGGTTGGTACGACAATGAATACGGATATTCAAACCGAATAGTCGATTTGTTAAGTCGGATCAATGCAATTTGA
- a CDS encoding phosphoglycerate kinase — MKTIDDINFSGKKALIRVDFNVPLDEQFNITDDTRIKGALPTIKKILDDGGAVILMSHLGRPKNGPDNKFSLRHIVNHLSDALDLQVQFADDCVGEQAKEKAAALKSGEVLLLENLRFYGEETKGDADFAKKLAELGDVYVNDAFGTAHRAHASTAIIADYFPENKYFGYLMAAELENAKKVLEDAERPFTAIMGGAKVSDKLELIEALLSKVDNLIIGGGMAYTFVKAQGGEIGNSLVELDKLDLALELIKKADENDVNLVLPTDAIIADEFSNDAPHSPGPNSTIAADKMGLDIGPESAEHFAEIIGASKTILWNGPMGVFEMDSYAKGTRAVASAIVAATERGAFSLIGGGDSAAAIAKFKMTEHVSYVSTGGGALLEYMEGKELPGVKAIS, encoded by the coding sequence ATGAAGACAATAGACGATATAAATTTCTCAGGTAAAAAAGCACTGATCCGCGTCGATTTCAACGTGCCATTAGACGAACAGTTCAACATTACGGACGATACCAGAATCAAAGGTGCGTTGCCAACAATTAAGAAAATTCTTGATGACGGAGGGGCTGTTATTTTAATGTCTCATTTAGGTAGACCGAAAAATGGACCGGATAATAAATTTTCGTTACGTCATATTGTCAACCACCTCTCGGATGCATTGGATCTTCAGGTTCAATTTGCAGATGATTGTGTCGGAGAGCAAGCAAAGGAGAAAGCCGCTGCCTTGAAGTCGGGCGAAGTGTTGCTGCTAGAGAACTTGCGCTTTTACGGAGAAGAGACAAAAGGCGATGCCGACTTTGCAAAAAAATTGGCTGAACTCGGAGATGTATATGTAAATGATGCCTTTGGAACCGCTCACCGGGCACATGCATCGACTGCCATTATCGCTGACTATTTTCCGGAAAATAAATATTTTGGGTACTTGATGGCAGCTGAATTGGAGAACGCGAAAAAAGTACTGGAAGATGCCGAACGACCTTTCACTGCAATTATGGGAGGGGCAAAAGTGTCTGACAAGTTGGAACTGATAGAAGCTCTTCTAAGCAAGGTTGATAACTTAATTATTGGTGGTGGTATGGCCTATACCTTCGTGAAAGCGCAAGGTGGCGAAATCGGCAACTCCTTAGTTGAACTTGATAAACTGGACCTGGCACTTGAGCTGATAAAGAAAGCGGATGAAAATGATGTAAATCTTGTTTTGCCAACGGATGCGATTATCGCGGACGAATTTTCAAATGATGCACCACATTCTCCAGGGCCGAATAGCACCATAGCGGCAGACAAAATGGGATTGGATATCGGTCCTGAATCTGCAGAGCATTTCGCTGAAATTATCGGTGCTTCGAAAACTATTCTATGGAACGGTCCAATGGGAGTTTTTGAAATGGATAGCTATGCAAAAGGAACCCGGGCTGTTGCCAGTGCTATCGTAGCAGCAACGGAACGAGGTGCCTTTTCTCTGATCGGCGGTGGTGACTCAGCAGCGGCAATCGCTAAATTCAAGATGACTGAACATGTGAGCTATGTAAGCACCGGTGGTGGTGCATTGTTAGAATACATGGAAGGGAAGGAATTGCCAGGCGTAAAAGCTATCTCCTAA
- the mraZ gene encoding division/cell wall cluster transcriptional repressor MraZ yields MSYFLGEYECKLDTKGRMVLPAALKRQMPDVEREGLVVNRGLEEHLVIYTRSEWNKIMDELSKLNQFERKSREFIRKFMRGATELTLDAAGRVLIPKALQAYAGITSEVVLASQFDKIEIWSKAKYDEQWEDEGDDFATLAEEVMGNLRRKENEQ; encoded by the coding sequence ATGAGTTATTTCCTCGGCGAATATGAATGCAAGCTAGACACCAAAGGTAGGATGGTGTTGCCGGCCGCGCTCAAAAGGCAAATGCCTGATGTTGAGCGGGAAGGGCTTGTTGTGAACCGGGGATTGGAAGAACATCTGGTGATTTACACTCGTTCAGAGTGGAATAAAATCATGGATGAACTCAGTAAGTTGAATCAATTTGAAAGGAAGAGTCGTGAGTTTATCCGCAAGTTTATGCGGGGTGCTACTGAGTTGACGTTGGATGCTGCTGGTCGGGTTTTGATTCCGAAGGCGTTGCAGGCTTATGCAGGGATTACATCGGAGGTGGTTTTGGCAAGTCAGTTTGATAAGATAGAAATCTGGTCGAAAGCGAAATATGATGAGCAATGGGAGGATGAAGGTGATGATTTTGCGACGTTGGCTGAAGAAGTTATGGGAAATTTGAGGAGGAAGGAAAATGAACAATGA
- the rsmH gene encoding 16S rRNA (cytosine(1402)-N(4))-methyltransferase RsmH gives MNNDYHIPVMLTECIDALNIDQHGIYVDVTFGGGGHSREILRNLGEGGKLYAFDQDPDAIANSIQDDRFTLIHQNFRFMKNNLRVHGVVEVDGILADLGISSHQINERERGFSTRFDADLDMRMDQVGTLTARDVVNTYPEEELHRIFGMYGEIQNARTLARTLVAARVIEPIVTVSQLKRAVEAVVPKKRENKYYAQVFQALRIEVNKELQALEAFLLQSADLLKTGGRLVVMSYHSLEDRLVKNFIAKGKFKGEVEKDFFGNEIKPLRAVNRKVMVASAEEVEANNRARSAKLRIAEKI, from the coding sequence ATGAACAATGATTACCACATACCGGTAATGCTAACGGAGTGCATTGATGCGCTCAATATTGACCAGCATGGAATTTATGTAGATGTTACGTTCGGTGGTGGTGGGCATTCTCGTGAAATTTTGCGGAATCTGGGTGAAGGTGGTAAGCTGTATGCTTTTGATCAGGATCCGGATGCAATCGCTAATTCTATTCAGGATGATCGCTTTACATTGATTCATCAGAACTTTCGTTTCATGAAGAATAATCTGCGGGTGCATGGAGTTGTCGAAGTGGACGGAATTTTGGCAGACTTGGGTATTTCTTCTCATCAGATCAACGAAAGGGAACGCGGTTTTTCTACTCGCTTTGATGCGGATTTGGATATGCGGATGGATCAGGTCGGTACGTTGACCGCACGTGACGTGGTCAATACGTATCCAGAGGAAGAGCTTCACCGGATTTTTGGAATGTACGGCGAGATACAGAATGCTCGGACTTTAGCGCGAACTCTTGTAGCAGCGCGGGTGATTGAGCCCATTGTTACGGTCTCCCAGTTAAAACGGGCGGTTGAAGCGGTTGTTCCTAAGAAAAGGGAAAATAAATACTATGCGCAGGTCTTTCAGGCATTGCGAATTGAGGTAAACAAAGAGCTACAGGCTTTAGAAGCGTTTTTGCTCCAGTCTGCTGATTTGTTAAAAACTGGAGGTCGGCTTGTTGTGATGTCTTACCATTCGCTTGAAGATCGTTTGGTAAAAAATTTTATTGCCAAGGGTAAGTTTAAGGGGGAAGTTGAGAAAGACTTTTTTGGAAATGAAATTAAGCCTTTGCGGGCCGTCAATAGAAAAGTAATGGTGGCCTCGGCGGAGGAGGTAGAGGCAAATAATCGAGCGAGGAGTGCCAAGTTGAGGATTGCGGAAAAGATATAG
- a CDS encoding FtsL-like putative cell division protein, with product MGNTYKKNEPLTEKMQQEIQDSVEEKASASEDFVRKVLSGGRLSSLSIVNNIPFILFVSFLGIIYIANRHYAENTVRKISSLSREVKVMSWEFKTLKADMMLRSTQSEVLKLVDTVGLRELVVPPRKIVIKKETDKQ from the coding sequence ATGGGAAATACTTACAAAAAGAATGAGCCGTTGACTGAAAAGATGCAACAGGAAATTCAGGACTCTGTTGAAGAAAAGGCGAGTGCCTCGGAAGACTTTGTCCGCAAGGTGCTTTCTGGTGGTCGACTGTCATCTTTGAGTATCGTCAATAACATTCCTTTTATTCTTTTCGTGTCTTTCCTGGGGATTATTTATATCGCAAACCGGCATTATGCAGAAAATACGGTTAGAAAGATATCCAGTTTAAGCAGGGAGGTAAAGGTGATGAGTTGGGAGTTTAAGACACTAAAGGCTGACATGATGTTGCGTAGTACACAGTCAGAGGTGCTGAAATTAGTAGATACGGTTGGTTTAAGGGAATTAGTGGTTCCACCGAGAAAGATAGTTATTAAAAAAGAGACAGATAAACAATAA
- a CDS encoding penicillin-binding protein: MNIRTDILLRVYISFGIMVVIALAVVYKMFNIQMVHGEKWAAMADSLSTRYVDIDAARGNIYSVDGSLLATSVPEYDIRMDMYAPGIEEDDVFYSKVDSLAHSLSGFFKDKSATQYSRALRRARSDKNRYFLIKRDVSYQSMKKMRSFPIFNLGIMAGGMIAEQKNKRVLPFDDLAKRTIGYKNENVQPVGLEGAYANYIDGEGGKRLVQRIAGGVWMPVNPEMDVAPVDGADIISTIDIRMQDIAQSALERQLITSNADNGCVIVMEVKTGEVRAIANYTRVAEGTYEEKFNYAIAQSAEPGSTFKLASYLVALEDGKIDTGDIVDTGNGVFRVYNKTHRDSRHGGYGKISVKKAFEVSSNTAITKLIHTYYNESPAAFTRGLHELHLNDKLGLQFPGEGRPLIKTPDSKSWSGLSLTQMSYGYELLMTPLQMLTFYNAVANDGVMISPLFVKEIRRLGNTVERYKARVIDESIASPRTIKVLQEMLLGAVEEGTGKGLKNSLFKIAGKTGTAQMADGAAGYRGRRRYQASFAGYFPANNPKYSMIVVVQNPRNGYYAASVAGPVFSEVAQRIYASDMDMYQGVGGFQMAQASVSPETKAGSMEAAKRLYQEFDLGNAINNDSTLIAYNDTDAVKGKVPNLIGMGLKDALYILGNAGFKVSVNGKGKVVRQSLSAGQEITNNLSIAIELK; this comes from the coding sequence ATGAATATCAGAACCGACATATTGCTCAGAGTCTATATTTCCTTTGGAATTATGGTAGTGATAGCGTTGGCTGTTGTTTACAAGATGTTTAACATTCAGATGGTGCATGGCGAGAAATGGGCGGCAATGGCAGACAGCTTGTCCACGCGCTATGTAGATATCGATGCAGCCCGAGGAAATATCTATTCAGTAGACGGGAGTTTACTGGCCACTTCTGTGCCCGAATATGATATCCGTATGGATATGTATGCTCCCGGTATTGAGGAAGACGACGTCTTTTATTCGAAAGTAGATTCTTTAGCACATTCGTTGTCCGGTTTCTTTAAGGATAAATCGGCGACTCAGTATTCACGGGCTTTGAGGAGAGCAAGGAGCGATAAGAATCGTTATTTTCTGATTAAAAGAGATGTTAGCTATCAATCTATGAAGAAAATGAGGTCTTTCCCCATTTTTAACCTTGGCATTATGGCCGGAGGCATGATTGCTGAACAGAAAAATAAGCGTGTTTTGCCTTTTGATGATTTAGCCAAAAGAACCATAGGTTATAAAAATGAAAATGTGCAGCCGGTAGGTTTAGAAGGTGCATATGCAAATTATATTGACGGCGAGGGGGGGAAGCGTTTGGTACAGCGGATTGCGGGTGGTGTCTGGATGCCGGTCAATCCGGAGATGGATGTAGCGCCTGTCGACGGTGCAGATATTATCTCTACCATTGATATCCGCATGCAGGATATCGCCCAAAGTGCACTGGAGCGCCAGCTGATTACAAGCAACGCTGATAATGGTTGTGTGATCGTAATGGAAGTAAAAACAGGTGAAGTACGGGCTATTGCCAATTATACCCGAGTTGCTGAAGGAACGTATGAAGAGAAATTCAATTATGCGATCGCTCAAAGTGCCGAACCTGGTTCAACATTTAAATTGGCGTCGTACCTCGTGGCGCTTGAAGATGGCAAAATAGATACGGGAGATATTGTAGACACCGGAAACGGTGTTTTCAGGGTTTATAACAAAACACATCGCGACTCAAGACATGGTGGCTATGGGAAAATTTCCGTAAAAAAGGCGTTTGAGGTGTCTTCGAATACAGCAATAACCAAGTTAATCCATACGTATTACAATGAAAGTCCGGCCGCTTTTACAAGAGGGCTCCATGAACTTCATTTAAATGATAAACTGGGTTTACAATTTCCGGGGGAAGGCAGGCCTCTGATAAAAACACCTGATTCAAAGTCGTGGAGCGGATTATCGCTTACGCAAATGTCCTATGGATATGAACTGTTGATGACTCCTTTACAGATGTTGACTTTCTATAATGCTGTGGCAAATGATGGGGTTATGATCAGTCCTCTTTTCGTAAAAGAGATTCGTCGCTTAGGAAATACCGTAGAGCGTTACAAAGCGCGGGTCATTGATGAATCCATTGCTTCGCCACGTACCATCAAGGTTTTACAGGAAATGTTACTTGGCGCGGTTGAGGAAGGGACCGGCAAAGGTCTGAAGAACTCATTGTTTAAGATTGCCGGAAAGACTGGTACGGCCCAGATGGCTGACGGTGCGGCCGGGTATCGGGGCAGACGGAGGTATCAGGCTTCTTTTGCGGGTTATTTCCCAGCTAATAATCCCAAATACTCCATGATTGTTGTGGTTCAGAATCCGAGGAACGGGTATTATGCCGCAAGCGTCGCGGGACCGGTTTTTAGTGAGGTTGCCCAACGTATCTATGCCAGTGATATGGATATGTATCAGGGAGTTGGCGGTTTCCAGATGGCGCAGGCTTCTGTTTCACCAGAAACCAAAGCGGGTTCAATGGAGGCTGCAAAAAGGCTTTATCAAGAGTTTGATTTAGGCAACGCGATTAACAATGATTCTACGCTTATTGCATACAATGACACTGATGCAGTAAAAGGGAAGGTTCCAAACTTGATAGGGATGGGGCTTAAGGATGCTTTATATATTCTGGGAAATGCAGGCTTTAAAGTGTCAGTCAACGGTAAGGGAAAGGTAGTTCGTCAATCCTTGTCTGCTGGACAAGAAATAACAAATAATTTATCAATCGCAATTGAGTTGAAATGA
- a CDS encoding UDP-N-acetylmuramoyl-L-alanyl-D-glutamate--2,6-diaminopimelate ligase, with amino-acid sequence MRSLTDILTDVKILQTKGSLDIVVNQLHSDSRKVEEGDLFVAVRGIAVDGHSYIRQSIEQGAVAIVCEELPDELIEGIVYILVENSAENLGQMAHNFYERPSNKLKLVGVTGTNGKTTVATLLYQLFKDLGYYVGLLSTVHNRIGSEILPAAHTTPDPISLNRLLDQMVEEGCDFCFMEVSSHAVDQSRVGGLSFSGGVFTNITHDHLDYHGTFDKYIKAKKAFFDMLPKSAFALTNMDDKNGMVMLQNTKAYKKSYGLKNLADYNGKLIESHFDGMLLNVDGDEVWVKLVGQFNAYNLVSVYATAMLLEQDHKRVLTILSRLPGAAGRFETQISADGRIAIVDYAHTPDALENVLSTIQQLRQGGEQIITVVGCGGDRDKTKRPLMAKVAVEYSDRVILTSDNPRTEDPISILRDMEVGIPADGRRKTFTISDRKEAIRAACHLAQAHDVILVAGKGHENYQEINGIRHHFDDKEILTETFNEQ; translated from the coding sequence ATGAGAAGTTTGACCGACATATTGACTGATGTGAAGATTCTTCAGACGAAGGGCTCGCTGGATATTGTGGTTAATCAGCTACATTCAGACTCAAGGAAGGTCGAAGAGGGTGATCTGTTTGTAGCCGTTAGGGGGATTGCTGTAGATGGACATTCGTATATAAGACAGTCGATCGAGCAGGGTGCGGTTGCGATCGTATGTGAAGAGCTGCCTGATGAGTTGATCGAAGGAATTGTTTATATTCTCGTTGAGAATTCAGCCGAGAACTTAGGGCAAATGGCTCATAACTTTTATGAGCGACCTTCAAATAAACTAAAATTAGTTGGGGTTACCGGTACCAATGGCAAAACCACCGTGGCCACCTTGTTATATCAACTATTTAAAGATCTAGGCTATTATGTCGGTTTGTTGTCTACTGTTCACAACCGGATCGGATCCGAAATCCTACCTGCCGCGCATACCACTCCAGATCCGATCAGTCTGAACCGTTTGTTGGATCAAATGGTAGAGGAGGGCTGTGATTTCTGCTTTATGGAGGTTAGCTCACATGCGGTAGATCAGTCTCGCGTAGGCGGCCTGTCTTTTTCCGGCGGGGTATTTACAAATATTACACATGATCACTTAGATTACCATGGTACATTCGATAAGTATATCAAAGCAAAAAAAGCATTTTTTGATATGCTTCCTAAGTCAGCTTTTGCCCTGACAAATATGGATGATAAGAATGGCATGGTTATGTTGCAAAACACAAAAGCGTATAAGAAAAGCTATGGTCTGAAGAACTTGGCGGATTATAATGGGAAACTTATTGAAAGCCATTTTGATGGTATGCTCCTGAACGTTGATGGAGATGAGGTATGGGTGAAGTTAGTTGGTCAGTTTAATGCTTATAATTTGGTCTCGGTATACGCGACAGCCATGCTGTTGGAGCAGGATCACAAACGAGTCCTCACGATATTAAGTCGGCTTCCCGGAGCAGCGGGGCGGTTCGAGACACAGATATCGGCGGATGGTCGAATTGCGATTGTCGATTATGCTCATACGCCAGATGCGTTGGAAAATGTATTGTCTACCATCCAGCAATTGCGACAGGGTGGAGAACAGATTATTACTGTTGTGGGTTGTGGCGGTGATCGTGATAAAACGAAGCGTCCGCTGATGGCAAAAGTGGCGGTGGAATATAGTGACAGGGTGATCTTGACGTCAGATAATCCGCGAACAGAAGATCCGATATCAATATTAAGAGATATGGAAGTCGGCATCCCTGCGGATGGGCGACGGAAGACGTTTACTATTTCAGACCGGAAAGAAGCAATTCGTGCAGCTTGTCATCTGGCGCAGGCACATGACGTAATTTTGGTAGCTGGCAAGGGGCACGAGAATTATCAGGAGATCAATGGGATACGACATCATTTTGACGATAAGGAAATATTAACAGAAACGTTTAACGAGCAATAA
- the mraY gene encoding phospho-N-acetylmuramoyl-pentapeptide-transferase, translated as MLYYLVQYLEQYVHIPAGGLFNYISFRTAMAVIVSLIITTVYGGRLIRLLHNKQVGETVRNLGLEGESEKQGTPTMGGLIILGGILVPTILFAKLENVYVILMIVTTIWMGAIGFLDDYIKVFRKNKEGLAGRFKIIGQVGLGIIIACTMHFHPDILVRQKVPVNKITEVDSENLTEQMSNSGRTYYTQDVKSTVTNVPFYKENEFDYGNVLTILGVPAGKFVFPLFLVVVVFIVTAVSNGANITDGVDGLAAGTSAIIGITLAILAYVSGNTIFADYLNIMYIPNSGELVVFAGAFVGACVGFLWYNSYPAQVFMGDTGSLAIGGIIAAFAIMIRKELLIPVLCGVFLIELVSVIMQVSYFKYTKKKYGEGMRIFLMSPLHHHFQKKGYHESKIVTRFWIVGILLAIITIVTLKVR; from the coding sequence ATGTTATATTATTTAGTTCAATATCTTGAACAATACGTTCATATACCAGCCGGAGGTTTGTTTAACTACATTTCTTTCCGGACGGCAATGGCTGTTATTGTCTCGTTAATTATAACAACAGTATATGGAGGGCGACTAATCCGCCTCCTGCATAATAAGCAGGTAGGAGAGACAGTCAGAAACTTGGGCCTAGAAGGTGAAAGTGAAAAACAAGGTACTCCCACTATGGGTGGTTTGATTATCTTGGGTGGTATCCTTGTTCCCACTATTCTTTTTGCAAAATTAGAGAATGTCTACGTTATCCTGATGATCGTTACAACCATTTGGATGGGTGCAATTGGCTTTCTGGATGACTACATTAAGGTTTTTAGGAAAAATAAAGAAGGTTTGGCGGGACGGTTTAAGATCATTGGGCAGGTGGGCCTAGGAATTATTATCGCCTGTACTATGCATTTTCATCCCGATATTCTGGTGCGTCAGAAAGTTCCGGTAAACAAGATTACGGAAGTGGATAGTGAGAATTTGACGGAACAGATGTCAAATAGCGGACGGACTTATTATACACAGGATGTAAAATCGACCGTAACCAATGTTCCTTTCTATAAGGAAAATGAATTTGACTATGGTAATGTACTGACAATTTTGGGCGTGCCTGCGGGAAAATTCGTGTTTCCTCTTTTTCTGGTCGTCGTTGTATTTATTGTTACCGCCGTGTCTAACGGAGCTAATATAACGGACGGGGTAGACGGTTTGGCTGCTGGTACTTCTGCTATTATTGGCATTACACTCGCCATACTAGCGTATGTGTCGGGTAATACCATTTTTGCGGATTATCTAAACATCATGTACATTCCGAATTCGGGTGAGCTTGTTGTTTTTGCCGGAGCGTTTGTGGGTGCATGTGTAGGATTTTTATGGTATAACTCCTATCCCGCACAAGTTTTTATGGGCGATACGGGGAGCTTGGCTATTGGTGGGATCATAGCCGCCTTTGCTATTATGATCAGAAAAGAATTGTTGATTCCTGTATTATGTGGAGTGTTTTTAATTGAGTTGGTGTCTGTGATTATGCAGGTGTCCTATTTCAAGTATACAAAGAAAAAATATGGAGAAGGGATGAGGATTTTTCTGATGTCACCTCTTCACCATCATTTTCAGAAAAAAGGTTATCACGAATCAAAGATTGTGACACGATTCTGGATCGTTGGGATTTTGTTAGCAATCATAACCATTGTAACGCTAAAAGTGCGCTAA